In the Paralichthys olivaceus isolate ysfri-2021 chromosome 17, ASM2471397v2, whole genome shotgun sequence genome, one interval contains:
- the LOC109638391 gene encoding polypyrimidine tract-binding protein 2-like isoform X4, protein MDGISDVAVGVKRGSDELSMYNSPNSGMSSISDGASNGSDSKKLRVEEAPPSRVLHIRKLPNEASETEVIALGLPFGKVTNILTLKGKNQAFLEMGTEEAAITMINYYTTVTPHIRNIPIFIQYSNHKELKTDAGNQRTQAVLQAVSAVQSGGSPSSDVQDALAAASSPVLRIIIDNMFYPVTLDVLQQIFSKFGTVMKIITFTKNNQFQALLQFSDPVNAQQAKLALDGQNIYNSCCTLRIDFSKLVNLNVKYNNDKSRDYTRPELPAGDGQPSLDTTVAAAFSKDSNSLLGALSPLSAAAAAAAAAGRVALAGQTGSSGVLLVSNLNEEMVTPQSLFTLFGVYGDVQRVKILYNKKDSALIQMSDANQAQLAMSHLNGQKVYGKIIRVTLSKHQTVALPRDGLDDQGLTKDFANSPLHRFKKPGSKNFQNIFPPSATLHLSNIPQDVTEDDLRLLFSNAGGTVKAFKFFQDRKMALIQMSTVEEAIQALIDLHNYNMGGNQHLRVSFSKSTI, encoded by the exons CATCAGTGATGTTGCAGTTGGCGTGAAG AGAGGATCAGACGAGCTGAGTATGTACAACAGTCCCAACTCTGGCATGAGCAGTATCAGCG aTGGTGCTTCAAATGGCAGTGACAGTAAAAAGCTCAGGGTGGAGGAGGCCCCTCCATCTCGTGTGCTCCACATCAGGAAGCTTCCCAACGAGGCCTCAGAGACGGAAGTCATTGCCCTCGGCTTGCCTTTTGGCAAAGTCACCAACATCCTCACACTCAAGGGAAAGAACCAG GCATTCTTGGAGATGGGGACAGAGGAGGCAGCCATCACTATGATTAACTACTACACCACAGTAACTCCTCATATCCGCAATATCCCCATCTTTATTCAGTACTCCAATCACAAGGAACTCAAAACTGATGCTGGAAATCAG CGGACCCAGGCAGTGCTGCAGGCGGTGTCAGCAGTCCAGTCTGGTGGCTCACCAAGCTCAGACGTTCAGGATGCCCTCGCAGCAGCCTCCAGTCCTGTGCTGCGTATCATCATCGACAACATGTTCTACCCAGTAACGCTGGATGTGCTGCAACAG atttTCTCCAAGTTTGGCACAGTTATGAAGATAATCACATTTACAAAGAACAATCAGTTCCAGGCCCTTCTACAGTTCAGTGATCCTGTTAATGCACAGCAGGCAAAACTG GCATTGGATGGTCAAAACATATACAACTCGTGCTGCACACTGCGTATAGACTTCTCCAAGTTGGTTAACCTAAATGTCAAGTACAACAATGATAAGAGTCGTGACTACACACGACCTGAGCTTCCTGCTGGTGACGGACAGCCCAGCCTCGACACCACGGTGGCAGCTGCCTTCAGTAAAGATTCCAATTCTCTCCTCG gAGCCCTGAGCCCTCTGagcgcagcagcagcggcagctgctgctgcagggagggTGGCCCTAGCTGGACAGACAGGGTCCAGCGGGGTCCTGCTGGTCAGCAACCTCAACGAGGAG ATGGTTACGCCCCAAAGTCTGTTTACCCTCTTCG GAGTGTACGGTGATGTCCAGAGGGTGAAAATACTCTACAATAAGAAGGACAGCGCTCTCATTCAGATGTCAGACGCCAACCAGGCCCAGCTGG CAATGAGCCACCTGAATGGTCAAAAGGTGTATGGGAAGATCATCCGAGTGACCCTGTCGAAGCATCAGACGGTGGCACTGCCCCGTGACGGCCTGGATGACCAGGGCCTGACCAAGGACTTTGCCAATTCTCCACTCCATCGCTTTAAGAAACCGGGATCCAAAAACTTTCAGAACATCTTCCCGCCCTCTGCCACCCTCCACCTCTCCAACATCCC ACAAGATGTGACGGAGGATGACCTGCGACTGCTCTTCTCCAACGCTGGAGGCACCGTGAAAGCATTCAAGTTTTTCCA GGATCGTAAAATGGCTTTGATTCAGATGTCAACAGTGGAGGAGGCCATCCAGGCTTTGATTGACCTTCACAACTACAACATGGGAGGCAACCAGCACCTGAGAGTGTCCTTCTCCAAATCCACCATTTGA
- the LOC109638391 gene encoding polypyrimidine tract-binding protein 2-like isoform X3, which translates to MYRCSTPRMEAGSDSGGRAGRPLKRSISDVAVGVKRGSDELNGASNGSDSKKLRVEEAPPSRVLHIRKLPNEASETEVIALGLPFGKVTNILTLKGKNQAFLEMGTEEAAITMINYYTTVTPHIRNIPIFIQYSNHKELKTDAGNQRTQAVLQAVSAVQSGGSPSSDVQDALAAASSPVLRIIIDNMFYPVTLDVLQQIFSKFGTVMKIITFTKNNQFQALLQFSDPVNAQQAKLALDGQNIYNSCCTLRIDFSKLVNLNVKYNNDKSRDYTRPELPAGDGQPSLDTTVAAAFSKDSNSLLGKIPGALSPLSAAAAAAAAAGRVALAGQTGSSGVLLVSNLNEEMVTPQSLFTLFGVYGDVQRVKILYNKKDSALIQMSDANQAQLAMSHLNGQKVYGKIIRVTLSKHQTVALPRDGLDDQGLTKDFANSPLHRFKKPGSKNFQNIFPPSATLHLSNIPQDVTEDDLRLLFSNAGGTVKAFKFFQDRKMALIQMSTVEEAIQALIDLHNYNMGGNQHLRVSFSKSTI; encoded by the exons CATCAGTGATGTTGCAGTTGGCGTGAAG AGAGGATCAGACGAGCTGA aTGGTGCTTCAAATGGCAGTGACAGTAAAAAGCTCAGGGTGGAGGAGGCCCCTCCATCTCGTGTGCTCCACATCAGGAAGCTTCCCAACGAGGCCTCAGAGACGGAAGTCATTGCCCTCGGCTTGCCTTTTGGCAAAGTCACCAACATCCTCACACTCAAGGGAAAGAACCAG GCATTCTTGGAGATGGGGACAGAGGAGGCAGCCATCACTATGATTAACTACTACACCACAGTAACTCCTCATATCCGCAATATCCCCATCTTTATTCAGTACTCCAATCACAAGGAACTCAAAACTGATGCTGGAAATCAG CGGACCCAGGCAGTGCTGCAGGCGGTGTCAGCAGTCCAGTCTGGTGGCTCACCAAGCTCAGACGTTCAGGATGCCCTCGCAGCAGCCTCCAGTCCTGTGCTGCGTATCATCATCGACAACATGTTCTACCCAGTAACGCTGGATGTGCTGCAACAG atttTCTCCAAGTTTGGCACAGTTATGAAGATAATCACATTTACAAAGAACAATCAGTTCCAGGCCCTTCTACAGTTCAGTGATCCTGTTAATGCACAGCAGGCAAAACTG GCATTGGATGGTCAAAACATATACAACTCGTGCTGCACACTGCGTATAGACTTCTCCAAGTTGGTTAACCTAAATGTCAAGTACAACAATGATAAGAGTCGTGACTACACACGACCTGAGCTTCCTGCTGGTGACGGACAGCCCAGCCTCGACACCACGGTGGCAGCTGCCTTCAGTAAAGATTCCAATTCTCTCCTCGGTAAGATCCCAG gAGCCCTGAGCCCTCTGagcgcagcagcagcggcagctgctgctgcagggagggTGGCCCTAGCTGGACAGACAGGGTCCAGCGGGGTCCTGCTGGTCAGCAACCTCAACGAGGAG ATGGTTACGCCCCAAAGTCTGTTTACCCTCTTCG GAGTGTACGGTGATGTCCAGAGGGTGAAAATACTCTACAATAAGAAGGACAGCGCTCTCATTCAGATGTCAGACGCCAACCAGGCCCAGCTGG CAATGAGCCACCTGAATGGTCAAAAGGTGTATGGGAAGATCATCCGAGTGACCCTGTCGAAGCATCAGACGGTGGCACTGCCCCGTGACGGCCTGGATGACCAGGGCCTGACCAAGGACTTTGCCAATTCTCCACTCCATCGCTTTAAGAAACCGGGATCCAAAAACTTTCAGAACATCTTCCCGCCCTCTGCCACCCTCCACCTCTCCAACATCCC ACAAGATGTGACGGAGGATGACCTGCGACTGCTCTTCTCCAACGCTGGAGGCACCGTGAAAGCATTCAAGTTTTTCCA GGATCGTAAAATGGCTTTGATTCAGATGTCAACAGTGGAGGAGGCCATCCAGGCTTTGATTGACCTTCACAACTACAACATGGGAGGCAACCAGCACCTGAGAGTGTCCTTCTCCAAATCCACCATTTGA
- the LOC109638391 gene encoding polypyrimidine tract-binding protein 2-like isoform X6 produces the protein MDGISDVAVGVKRGSDELSMYNSPNSGMSSISDGASNGSDSKKLRVEEAPPSRVLHIRKLPNEASETEVIALGLPFGKVTNILTLKGKNQAFLEMGTEEAAITMINYYTTVTPHIRNIPIFIQYSNHKELKTDAGNQRTQAVLQAVSAVQSGGSPSSDVQDALAAASSPVLRIIIDNMFYPVTLDVLQQIFSKFGTVMKIITFTKNNQFQALLQFSDPVNAQQAKLALDGQNIYNSCCTLRIDFSKLVNLNVKYNNDKSRDYTRPELPAGDGQPSLDTTVAAAFSKDSNSLLGKIPGALSPLSAAAAAAAAAGRVALAGQTGSSGVLLVSNLNEEMVTPQSLFTLFGVYGDVQRVKILYNKKDSALIQMSDANQAQLAMSHLNGQKVYGKIIRVTLSKHQTVALPRDGLDDQGLTKDFANSPLHRFKKPGSKNFQNIFPPSATLHLSNIPQDVTEDDLRLLFSNAGGTVKAFKFFQDRKMALIQMSTVEEAIQALIDLHNYNMGGNQHLRVSFSKSTI, from the exons CATCAGTGATGTTGCAGTTGGCGTGAAG AGAGGATCAGACGAGCTGAGTATGTACAACAGTCCCAACTCTGGCATGAGCAGTATCAGCG aTGGTGCTTCAAATGGCAGTGACAGTAAAAAGCTCAGGGTGGAGGAGGCCCCTCCATCTCGTGTGCTCCACATCAGGAAGCTTCCCAACGAGGCCTCAGAGACGGAAGTCATTGCCCTCGGCTTGCCTTTTGGCAAAGTCACCAACATCCTCACACTCAAGGGAAAGAACCAG GCATTCTTGGAGATGGGGACAGAGGAGGCAGCCATCACTATGATTAACTACTACACCACAGTAACTCCTCATATCCGCAATATCCCCATCTTTATTCAGTACTCCAATCACAAGGAACTCAAAACTGATGCTGGAAATCAG CGGACCCAGGCAGTGCTGCAGGCGGTGTCAGCAGTCCAGTCTGGTGGCTCACCAAGCTCAGACGTTCAGGATGCCCTCGCAGCAGCCTCCAGTCCTGTGCTGCGTATCATCATCGACAACATGTTCTACCCAGTAACGCTGGATGTGCTGCAACAG atttTCTCCAAGTTTGGCACAGTTATGAAGATAATCACATTTACAAAGAACAATCAGTTCCAGGCCCTTCTACAGTTCAGTGATCCTGTTAATGCACAGCAGGCAAAACTG GCATTGGATGGTCAAAACATATACAACTCGTGCTGCACACTGCGTATAGACTTCTCCAAGTTGGTTAACCTAAATGTCAAGTACAACAATGATAAGAGTCGTGACTACACACGACCTGAGCTTCCTGCTGGTGACGGACAGCCCAGCCTCGACACCACGGTGGCAGCTGCCTTCAGTAAAGATTCCAATTCTCTCCTCGGTAAGATCCCAG gAGCCCTGAGCCCTCTGagcgcagcagcagcggcagctgctgctgcagggagggTGGCCCTAGCTGGACAGACAGGGTCCAGCGGGGTCCTGCTGGTCAGCAACCTCAACGAGGAG ATGGTTACGCCCCAAAGTCTGTTTACCCTCTTCG GAGTGTACGGTGATGTCCAGAGGGTGAAAATACTCTACAATAAGAAGGACAGCGCTCTCATTCAGATGTCAGACGCCAACCAGGCCCAGCTGG CAATGAGCCACCTGAATGGTCAAAAGGTGTATGGGAAGATCATCCGAGTGACCCTGTCGAAGCATCAGACGGTGGCACTGCCCCGTGACGGCCTGGATGACCAGGGCCTGACCAAGGACTTTGCCAATTCTCCACTCCATCGCTTTAAGAAACCGGGATCCAAAAACTTTCAGAACATCTTCCCGCCCTCTGCCACCCTCCACCTCTCCAACATCCC ACAAGATGTGACGGAGGATGACCTGCGACTGCTCTTCTCCAACGCTGGAGGCACCGTGAAAGCATTCAAGTTTTTCCA GGATCGTAAAATGGCTTTGATTCAGATGTCAACAGTGGAGGAGGCCATCCAGGCTTTGATTGACCTTCACAACTACAACATGGGAGGCAACCAGCACCTGAGAGTGTCCTTCTCCAAATCCACCATTTGA
- the LOC109638391 gene encoding polypyrimidine tract-binding protein 2-like isoform X2 gives MYRCSTPRMEAGSDSGGRAGRPLKRSISDVAVGVKRGSDELSMYNSPNSGMSSISDGASNGSDSKKLRVEEAPPSRVLHIRKLPNEASETEVIALGLPFGKVTNILTLKGKNQAFLEMGTEEAAITMINYYTTVTPHIRNIPIFIQYSNHKELKTDAGNQRTQAVLQAVSAVQSGGSPSSDVQDALAAASSPVLRIIIDNMFYPVTLDVLQQIFSKFGTVMKIITFTKNNQFQALLQFSDPVNAQQAKLALDGQNIYNSCCTLRIDFSKLVNLNVKYNNDKSRDYTRPELPAGDGQPSLDTTVAAAFSKDSNSLLGALSPLSAAAAAAAAAGRVALAGQTGSSGVLLVSNLNEEMVTPQSLFTLFGVYGDVQRVKILYNKKDSALIQMSDANQAQLAMSHLNGQKVYGKIIRVTLSKHQTVALPRDGLDDQGLTKDFANSPLHRFKKPGSKNFQNIFPPSATLHLSNIPQDVTEDDLRLLFSNAGGTVKAFKFFQDRKMALIQMSTVEEAIQALIDLHNYNMGGNQHLRVSFSKSTI, from the exons CATCAGTGATGTTGCAGTTGGCGTGAAG AGAGGATCAGACGAGCTGAGTATGTACAACAGTCCCAACTCTGGCATGAGCAGTATCAGCG aTGGTGCTTCAAATGGCAGTGACAGTAAAAAGCTCAGGGTGGAGGAGGCCCCTCCATCTCGTGTGCTCCACATCAGGAAGCTTCCCAACGAGGCCTCAGAGACGGAAGTCATTGCCCTCGGCTTGCCTTTTGGCAAAGTCACCAACATCCTCACACTCAAGGGAAAGAACCAG GCATTCTTGGAGATGGGGACAGAGGAGGCAGCCATCACTATGATTAACTACTACACCACAGTAACTCCTCATATCCGCAATATCCCCATCTTTATTCAGTACTCCAATCACAAGGAACTCAAAACTGATGCTGGAAATCAG CGGACCCAGGCAGTGCTGCAGGCGGTGTCAGCAGTCCAGTCTGGTGGCTCACCAAGCTCAGACGTTCAGGATGCCCTCGCAGCAGCCTCCAGTCCTGTGCTGCGTATCATCATCGACAACATGTTCTACCCAGTAACGCTGGATGTGCTGCAACAG atttTCTCCAAGTTTGGCACAGTTATGAAGATAATCACATTTACAAAGAACAATCAGTTCCAGGCCCTTCTACAGTTCAGTGATCCTGTTAATGCACAGCAGGCAAAACTG GCATTGGATGGTCAAAACATATACAACTCGTGCTGCACACTGCGTATAGACTTCTCCAAGTTGGTTAACCTAAATGTCAAGTACAACAATGATAAGAGTCGTGACTACACACGACCTGAGCTTCCTGCTGGTGACGGACAGCCCAGCCTCGACACCACGGTGGCAGCTGCCTTCAGTAAAGATTCCAATTCTCTCCTCG gAGCCCTGAGCCCTCTGagcgcagcagcagcggcagctgctgctgcagggagggTGGCCCTAGCTGGACAGACAGGGTCCAGCGGGGTCCTGCTGGTCAGCAACCTCAACGAGGAG ATGGTTACGCCCCAAAGTCTGTTTACCCTCTTCG GAGTGTACGGTGATGTCCAGAGGGTGAAAATACTCTACAATAAGAAGGACAGCGCTCTCATTCAGATGTCAGACGCCAACCAGGCCCAGCTGG CAATGAGCCACCTGAATGGTCAAAAGGTGTATGGGAAGATCATCCGAGTGACCCTGTCGAAGCATCAGACGGTGGCACTGCCCCGTGACGGCCTGGATGACCAGGGCCTGACCAAGGACTTTGCCAATTCTCCACTCCATCGCTTTAAGAAACCGGGATCCAAAAACTTTCAGAACATCTTCCCGCCCTCTGCCACCCTCCACCTCTCCAACATCCC ACAAGATGTGACGGAGGATGACCTGCGACTGCTCTTCTCCAACGCTGGAGGCACCGTGAAAGCATTCAAGTTTTTCCA GGATCGTAAAATGGCTTTGATTCAGATGTCAACAGTGGAGGAGGCCATCCAGGCTTTGATTGACCTTCACAACTACAACATGGGAGGCAACCAGCACCTGAGAGTGTCCTTCTCCAAATCCACCATTTGA
- the LOC109638391 gene encoding polypyrimidine tract-binding protein 2-like isoform X1, whose product MYRCSTPRMEAGSDSGGRAGRPLKRSISDVAVGVKRGSDELSMYNSPNSGMSSISDGASNGSDSKKLRVEEAPPSRVLHIRKLPNEASETEVIALGLPFGKVTNILTLKGKNQAFLEMGTEEAAITMINYYTTVTPHIRNIPIFIQYSNHKELKTDAGNQRTQAVLQAVSAVQSGGSPSSDVQDALAAASSPVLRIIIDNMFYPVTLDVLQQIFSKFGTVMKIITFTKNNQFQALLQFSDPVNAQQAKLALDGQNIYNSCCTLRIDFSKLVNLNVKYNNDKSRDYTRPELPAGDGQPSLDTTVAAAFSKDSNSLLGKIPGALSPLSAAAAAAAAAGRVALAGQTGSSGVLLVSNLNEEMVTPQSLFTLFGVYGDVQRVKILYNKKDSALIQMSDANQAQLAMSHLNGQKVYGKIIRVTLSKHQTVALPRDGLDDQGLTKDFANSPLHRFKKPGSKNFQNIFPPSATLHLSNIPQDVTEDDLRLLFSNAGGTVKAFKFFQDRKMALIQMSTVEEAIQALIDLHNYNMGGNQHLRVSFSKSTI is encoded by the exons CATCAGTGATGTTGCAGTTGGCGTGAAG AGAGGATCAGACGAGCTGAGTATGTACAACAGTCCCAACTCTGGCATGAGCAGTATCAGCG aTGGTGCTTCAAATGGCAGTGACAGTAAAAAGCTCAGGGTGGAGGAGGCCCCTCCATCTCGTGTGCTCCACATCAGGAAGCTTCCCAACGAGGCCTCAGAGACGGAAGTCATTGCCCTCGGCTTGCCTTTTGGCAAAGTCACCAACATCCTCACACTCAAGGGAAAGAACCAG GCATTCTTGGAGATGGGGACAGAGGAGGCAGCCATCACTATGATTAACTACTACACCACAGTAACTCCTCATATCCGCAATATCCCCATCTTTATTCAGTACTCCAATCACAAGGAACTCAAAACTGATGCTGGAAATCAG CGGACCCAGGCAGTGCTGCAGGCGGTGTCAGCAGTCCAGTCTGGTGGCTCACCAAGCTCAGACGTTCAGGATGCCCTCGCAGCAGCCTCCAGTCCTGTGCTGCGTATCATCATCGACAACATGTTCTACCCAGTAACGCTGGATGTGCTGCAACAG atttTCTCCAAGTTTGGCACAGTTATGAAGATAATCACATTTACAAAGAACAATCAGTTCCAGGCCCTTCTACAGTTCAGTGATCCTGTTAATGCACAGCAGGCAAAACTG GCATTGGATGGTCAAAACATATACAACTCGTGCTGCACACTGCGTATAGACTTCTCCAAGTTGGTTAACCTAAATGTCAAGTACAACAATGATAAGAGTCGTGACTACACACGACCTGAGCTTCCTGCTGGTGACGGACAGCCCAGCCTCGACACCACGGTGGCAGCTGCCTTCAGTAAAGATTCCAATTCTCTCCTCGGTAAGATCCCAG gAGCCCTGAGCCCTCTGagcgcagcagcagcggcagctgctgctgcagggagggTGGCCCTAGCTGGACAGACAGGGTCCAGCGGGGTCCTGCTGGTCAGCAACCTCAACGAGGAG ATGGTTACGCCCCAAAGTCTGTTTACCCTCTTCG GAGTGTACGGTGATGTCCAGAGGGTGAAAATACTCTACAATAAGAAGGACAGCGCTCTCATTCAGATGTCAGACGCCAACCAGGCCCAGCTGG CAATGAGCCACCTGAATGGTCAAAAGGTGTATGGGAAGATCATCCGAGTGACCCTGTCGAAGCATCAGACGGTGGCACTGCCCCGTGACGGCCTGGATGACCAGGGCCTGACCAAGGACTTTGCCAATTCTCCACTCCATCGCTTTAAGAAACCGGGATCCAAAAACTTTCAGAACATCTTCCCGCCCTCTGCCACCCTCCACCTCTCCAACATCCC ACAAGATGTGACGGAGGATGACCTGCGACTGCTCTTCTCCAACGCTGGAGGCACCGTGAAAGCATTCAAGTTTTTCCA GGATCGTAAAATGGCTTTGATTCAGATGTCAACAGTGGAGGAGGCCATCCAGGCTTTGATTGACCTTCACAACTACAACATGGGAGGCAACCAGCACCTGAGAGTGTCCTTCTCCAAATCCACCATTTGA
- the LOC109638391 gene encoding polypyrimidine tract-binding protein 2-like isoform X5 — protein sequence MDGISDVAVGVKRGSDELNGASNGSDSKKLRVEEAPPSRVLHIRKLPNEASETEVIALGLPFGKVTNILTLKGKNQAFLEMGTEEAAITMINYYTTVTPHIRNIPIFIQYSNHKELKTDAGNQRTQAVLQAVSAVQSGGSPSSDVQDALAAASSPVLRIIIDNMFYPVTLDVLQQIFSKFGTVMKIITFTKNNQFQALLQFSDPVNAQQAKLALDGQNIYNSCCTLRIDFSKLVNLNVKYNNDKSRDYTRPELPAGDGQPSLDTTVAAAFSKDSNSLLGKIPGALSPLSAAAAAAAAAGRVALAGQTGSSGVLLVSNLNEEMVTPQSLFTLFGVYGDVQRVKILYNKKDSALIQMSDANQAQLAMSHLNGQKVYGKIIRVTLSKHQTVALPRDGLDDQGLTKDFANSPLHRFKKPGSKNFQNIFPPSATLHLSNIPQDVTEDDLRLLFSNAGGTVKAFKFFQDRKMALIQMSTVEEAIQALIDLHNYNMGGNQHLRVSFSKSTI from the exons CATCAGTGATGTTGCAGTTGGCGTGAAG AGAGGATCAGACGAGCTGA aTGGTGCTTCAAATGGCAGTGACAGTAAAAAGCTCAGGGTGGAGGAGGCCCCTCCATCTCGTGTGCTCCACATCAGGAAGCTTCCCAACGAGGCCTCAGAGACGGAAGTCATTGCCCTCGGCTTGCCTTTTGGCAAAGTCACCAACATCCTCACACTCAAGGGAAAGAACCAG GCATTCTTGGAGATGGGGACAGAGGAGGCAGCCATCACTATGATTAACTACTACACCACAGTAACTCCTCATATCCGCAATATCCCCATCTTTATTCAGTACTCCAATCACAAGGAACTCAAAACTGATGCTGGAAATCAG CGGACCCAGGCAGTGCTGCAGGCGGTGTCAGCAGTCCAGTCTGGTGGCTCACCAAGCTCAGACGTTCAGGATGCCCTCGCAGCAGCCTCCAGTCCTGTGCTGCGTATCATCATCGACAACATGTTCTACCCAGTAACGCTGGATGTGCTGCAACAG atttTCTCCAAGTTTGGCACAGTTATGAAGATAATCACATTTACAAAGAACAATCAGTTCCAGGCCCTTCTACAGTTCAGTGATCCTGTTAATGCACAGCAGGCAAAACTG GCATTGGATGGTCAAAACATATACAACTCGTGCTGCACACTGCGTATAGACTTCTCCAAGTTGGTTAACCTAAATGTCAAGTACAACAATGATAAGAGTCGTGACTACACACGACCTGAGCTTCCTGCTGGTGACGGACAGCCCAGCCTCGACACCACGGTGGCAGCTGCCTTCAGTAAAGATTCCAATTCTCTCCTCGGTAAGATCCCAG gAGCCCTGAGCCCTCTGagcgcagcagcagcggcagctgctgctgcagggagggTGGCCCTAGCTGGACAGACAGGGTCCAGCGGGGTCCTGCTGGTCAGCAACCTCAACGAGGAG ATGGTTACGCCCCAAAGTCTGTTTACCCTCTTCG GAGTGTACGGTGATGTCCAGAGGGTGAAAATACTCTACAATAAGAAGGACAGCGCTCTCATTCAGATGTCAGACGCCAACCAGGCCCAGCTGG CAATGAGCCACCTGAATGGTCAAAAGGTGTATGGGAAGATCATCCGAGTGACCCTGTCGAAGCATCAGACGGTGGCACTGCCCCGTGACGGCCTGGATGACCAGGGCCTGACCAAGGACTTTGCCAATTCTCCACTCCATCGCTTTAAGAAACCGGGATCCAAAAACTTTCAGAACATCTTCCCGCCCTCTGCCACCCTCCACCTCTCCAACATCCC ACAAGATGTGACGGAGGATGACCTGCGACTGCTCTTCTCCAACGCTGGAGGCACCGTGAAAGCATTCAAGTTTTTCCA GGATCGTAAAATGGCTTTGATTCAGATGTCAACAGTGGAGGAGGCCATCCAGGCTTTGATTGACCTTCACAACTACAACATGGGAGGCAACCAGCACCTGAGAGTGTCCTTCTCCAAATCCACCATTTGA